A window of the Dictyostelium discoideum AX4 chromosome 4 chromosome, whole genome shotgun sequence genome harbors these coding sequences:
- the eIF3s9 gene encoding RNA recognition motif-containing protein RRM (Similar to eIF3) yields MTIFDSDEEELVTTLSDFEPPVQIDTSFNKFIVVDNIPVAPEAKHEKLKSILVKIYQNRPGAEVVGIHLALDAQRNTKGFAFIEYSKKESAIDAATSLNNYPLDKSHTLKVNLLDDFSKFANFEETYKPPTREDFKPKPNYNQWLSDPKALKGYDQFVTRYGDYTDICWNEMHVGKPMVEKSSVSLTSSYVQWSNTGSYLVTFHPDGIALYGGKDWIQVNLFEHRGVQLVDFSPEDKYLITFAPIASDNPNSPKSIVVWDVRSGKKLRSFLAPPKEQFTWPAFQWSAKDKYIARIEQLEKGINIYETPSMNLLDDKIFEVKGIKDFSWSPTDLSLAYFVPANDPLPAKICLVEMPSKKLLAEKSIWGATDARFHWQNEGAYLCVKTDKVATGKTKKEKIPTTSFELFRTHEPNVPIESFEIQYAIKAFSWEPRGKRICIIHGEFKMNMFVSFFEVQKTSVKLISKLENRKLNTIFWSPRGTLVLLANLGDTGELEFYNTQDCESYGTQEHLQCTGVDWNPSGRYVTTFVSHWKVQTDTGFNIWSFNGDLVYSVLKDRFFQFNWRPRPKFMLTNKEINQIKQNIKKYQEKFDKQDEDDNKAIQHIEQTRLDNLMKEFLSFLQKGEQEYQALEPTRKQLGSYEDIDPNDIYESIETIEELIDIKTIVLKKIN; encoded by the exons atgaCAATCTTTGATAGCGACGAAGAAGAGTTAGTTACTA CTCTCAGTGATTTCGAACCACCAGTTCAAATTGATACTTcattcaataaatttattgtAGTTGATAATATTCCAGTTGCACCAGAGGCAAAACACGAGAAATTGAAATCTATTTTAGTTAAAATCTATCAAAATAGACCAGGTGCTGAAGTTGTTGGTATTCATTTAGCATTAGATGCTCAAAGAAATACTAaagg tTTTGCATTTAttgaatattcaaaaaaagaatcaGCAATTGATGCAGCAacttcattaaataattatccaTTAGATAAATCACATACATTAAAAGTTAATTTATTAGATGATTTTAGCAAATTTGCCAATTTTGAAGAAACTTATAAACCACCAACTAGAGAAGATtttaaaccaaaaccaaattaCAATCAATGGTTATCAGATCCAAAAGCATTGAAAGGTTATGACCAATTTGTAACACGTTATGGTGATTATACAGATATTTGTTGGAATGAGATGCATGTTGGTAAACCAATGGTAGAGAAATCATCGGTTTCATTGACCTCATCATACGTTCAATGGTCAAACACTGGTAGTTATTTAGTTACATTCCACCCAGACGGCATTGCTTTGTATGGTGGTAAAGATTGGATTCAAGTGAATCTTTTCGAACATCGTGGTGTTCAATTGGTAGATTTCTCACCAGAGGATAAATATTTGATTACATTTGCACCAATTGCATCCGATAATCCAAACTCACCAAAATCCATCGTAGTATGGGATGTACGTAGTGGCAAGAAGTTGAGATCATTCTTGGCCCCACCAAAGGAGCAATTCACATGGCCAGCCTTCCAATGGTCCGCCAAGGATAAATACATTGCACGTATCGAACAGTTGGAGAAGGGTATCAACATCTATGAAACTCCATCAATGAATCTTTTAGATGATAAAATTTTCGAAGTCAAAGGTATCAAAGATTTCAGTTGGTCACCAACCGATTTATCATTGGCCTACTTTGTACCAGCAAATGATCCATTACCAGCAAAGATCTGTCTCGTTGAGATGCCATCCAAGAAACTCCTCGCCGAAAAGAGTATTTGGGGTGCCACCGACGCCCGTTTCCATTGGCAAAATGAAGGTGCTTATCTTTGTGTAAAGACCGATAAAGTTGCCACTGGTAAgaccaaaaaagaaaagattcCAACCACTAGCTTTGAACTCTTCCGTACTCATGAACCAAACGTACCAATTGAATCCTTTGAAATTCAATACGCAATCAAAGCCTTCTCTTGGGAACCAAGAGGCAAGAGAATTTGTATCATTCATGGTGAATTCAAGATGAACATGTTTGTTAGTTTCTTTGAAGTTCAAAAAACAAGTGTTAAACTCATTAGTAAATTAGAGAATCGTAAATTGAATACCATCTTTTGGTCACCACGTGGTACTTTGGTATTATTGGCCAATTTGGGTGACACTGGTGAATTGGAATTCTACAACACTCAAGACTGTGAATCCTATGGCACTCAAGAACATCTCCAATGTACTGGTGTCGATTGGAATCCATCTGGTCGTTATGTTACCACCTTTGTTAGTCATTGGAAGGTTCAAACCGATACTGGTTTCAACATTTGGTCATTCAATGGTGATCTCGTCTACTCTGTACTCAAGGATCGTTTCTTCCAATTCAATTGGCGTCCAAGACCAAAATTCATGCTCACcaataaagaaatcaatcaaatcaaaCAAAACATCAAAAAATATCAAGAGAAATTCGATAAacaagatgaagatgataataaagcCATTCAACATATTGAACAAACTCGtcttgataatttaatgaaaGAATTTTTATCTTTCCTTCAAAAAGGTGAACAAGAATATCAAGCACTCGAACCAACTAGAAAACAACTTGGTTCTTATGAAGATATTGATCCAAATGATATCtatgaatcaattgaaacaattgaagaacttattgatattaaaactattgttttaaagaaaataaattaa